One genomic region from Jilunia laotingensis encodes:
- a CDS encoding ABC transporter ATP-binding protein, translating to MIHLKDINKTYYNGAPLHVLKGINLEIKRGEFVSIMGASGSGKSTLLNILGILDNYDTGEYYLNNVLIKNLSETKAAEYRNRMIGFIFQSFNLISFKNAVENVALPLFYQGVSRKKRNAMALEYLEKLGLKEWAHHMPNEMSGGQKQRVAIARALITQPQIILADEPTGALDSKTSVEVMQILKDLHKSGMTIVVVTHESGVANQTDKIIHIKDGIIERIEENRNHDASPFGQNGFMK from the coding sequence GTGATACACCTTAAAGACATTAACAAGACTTACTATAACGGGGCACCTCTTCATGTACTCAAAGGTATAAATCTCGAAATCAAACGAGGTGAGTTCGTTTCTATCATGGGGGCCTCCGGGTCGGGAAAATCTACATTACTCAACATATTAGGTATATTGGATAATTATGATACCGGAGAATATTATCTGAACAATGTACTTATAAAAAACCTCAGTGAAACAAAAGCCGCCGAGTACCGTAATCGAATGATCGGATTTATCTTTCAGTCATTCAATCTTATTTCATTCAAAAATGCAGTGGAGAATGTTGCTTTACCTTTGTTCTATCAAGGGGTAAGCCGAAAGAAGCGCAATGCCATGGCATTGGAATATCTTGAAAAACTGGGATTAAAGGAGTGGGCGCACCATATGCCTAATGAAATGAGCGGTGGACAAAAACAGCGCGTAGCAATTGCCCGCGCATTGATCACACAGCCTCAGATTATACTGGCGGATGAACCTACCGGTGCATTAGACAGTAAAACTTCGGTTGAAGTAATGCAGATTCTGAAAGACCTGCATAAATCCGGAATGACTATCGTCGTTGTTACCCATGAAAGTGGAGTTGCCAACCAAACGGATAAAATCATCCATATCAAAGACGGAATCATTGAACGTATCGAGGAAAATCGGAATCATGATGCTTCTCCTTTCGGACAGAACGGTTTCATGAAATAA
- a CDS encoding ABC transporter permease — MIDIWQEIYSTIKRNKLRTFLTGFAVAWGIFMLIVLLGAGNGLIHAFEESSSERALNSIKIFPGWTTKSYEGLKEGRNIRLDNKDLNATEKYFKDHVISAGATVYQGSVNMSFGKEYVNLNLTGVFPNFTEVETVKLAQGRFINDIDIQQRRKVAILNVKTAEILFGKSRTEPIGQSVKAGDIIYQVVGLYKDQGDNSSSDAYIPFSTLQTIYNKGDKLNNLIFTTKNLNSLEDNEAFEAQYRKVLGAQHRFDPTDDSAIWIWNRFTNYLQSLGAATMLRTAIWVIGIFTLLSGIVGVSNIMLITVKERTREFGIRKALGAKPRSILWLIIVESVTITTFFGYIGMVAGIAATEWMNSTFGHQQMDNGIWSQTVFSNPTVDISIAIQATLTLILAGTLAGFFPARKAVSIRPIEALRAD; from the coding sequence ATGATAGATATTTGGCAAGAAATATACAGTACGATCAAACGAAACAAACTTCGTACATTTCTCACAGGTTTTGCCGTAGCATGGGGCATTTTTATGCTTATCGTTTTACTGGGGGCAGGCAATGGACTGATACACGCCTTTGAGGAGTCTTCTTCGGAACGTGCATTGAATTCTATCAAAATATTTCCCGGATGGACTACAAAATCGTACGAAGGTCTGAAAGAAGGGCGAAACATCCGACTGGACAACAAGGACTTGAATGCGACTGAAAAATATTTTAAAGACCATGTAATCAGTGCTGGGGCAACTGTATACCAAGGAAGCGTCAACATGAGCTTCGGTAAAGAATATGTCAACCTAAACCTTACTGGTGTATTCCCGAACTTCACAGAAGTGGAAACTGTAAAACTTGCTCAAGGTCGATTCATCAACGACATAGACATACAACAACGGAGAAAAGTAGCCATACTTAATGTAAAAACAGCAGAAATACTTTTCGGAAAATCTCGTACCGAACCCATTGGACAAAGCGTAAAAGCCGGAGATATAATTTATCAGGTCGTAGGTCTTTACAAAGACCAAGGAGACAATAGTTCAAGTGATGCCTATATTCCTTTCTCTACACTACAAACCATTTATAATAAAGGAGATAAGCTGAACAATTTAATATTTACGACCAAAAATCTTAATTCACTGGAAGACAATGAAGCATTCGAAGCTCAATACCGCAAAGTATTGGGAGCCCAACATCGTTTTGATCCAACAGACGACAGCGCTATCTGGATATGGAACCGGTTCACTAACTATCTGCAAAGTCTAGGAGCAGCAACGATGCTACGTACAGCCATATGGGTTATAGGTATTTTTACTTTGTTGAGTGGAATTGTCGGTGTATCTAACATCATGCTAATCACGGTAAAAGAACGTACCCGTGAATTTGGAATCCGGAAAGCATTGGGAGCTAAACCCAGATCGATTCTATGGCTCATTATAGTAGAGAGCGTCACTATTACTACATTCTTCGGTTATATAGGAATGGTAGCAGGTATTGCCGCTACCGAATGGATGAATTCCACCTTTGGACACCAACAAATGGACAATGGCATATGGTCACAGACAGTATTCTCTAATCCGACAGTAGATATCAGCATCGCCATACAAGCCACACTTACTTTAATACTAGCCGGGACACTGGCAGGATTCTTCCCGGCACGCAAGGCAGTAAGTATCCGACCGATTGAAGCACTTAGAGCAGATTAA